A window of the Salarias fasciatus chromosome 7, fSalaFa1.1, whole genome shotgun sequence genome harbors these coding sequences:
- the znf143b gene encoding zinc finger protein 143 yields the protein MLLAQINRDSQGMAEFHDADGQPVTLCLTEAVTVADGDQMESMDTVSLQAVTLADGSTAYIQHDSKAAFSDGQIMDGQVIQLEDGSAAYVQHVSMPKSGEDSLQLEDGQAVQLEDGTTAYIHTPKDTYDQSGLQEVQLEDGSTAYIQHTVHMPQSNTILAIQAGGTIADLQAEATAIDPETISVLEQYTTKVENIENPLGSFGRVEADNGVHMRIVLQGQDNRPPRVSNVGEKSFRCEYEGCGKLYTTAHHLKVHERSHTGDKPYVCDYPGCGKKFATGYGLKSHSRTHTGEKPYRCQELNCCKSFKTSGDLQKHTRTHTGEKPFKCPVEGCGRSFTTSNIRKVHIRTHTGERPYYCSEPSCGRSFASATNYKNHMRIHTGEKPYVCTVPGCEKRFTEYSSLYKHHVVHTPCKPYNCNHCRKTYKQISTLAMHKRTAHNDTEPIEEEQEAYFEPPTDAIDDPNVSYTTAVVDADDSGSEQVPMDSSDMVGQQHVALVTQEDGTQQQVSISEADLQAMGGTITMVTQEGTTITIPAHELATQGAHSVTMVTTDGSDEQVAIMTPDMASFQTVEEAGYSQEQDDIHPVTLLATSNGTHIAVQLSDQPSLEEAIRIASRIQQGESPGLDD from the exons ATGCTCTTGGCTCAGATAAACCGGGACTCCCAGGGAATGGCTGAGTTTCATGATGCAGATGGGCAGCCGGTCACTCTGTGTCTGACAGAGGCTGTGACGGTGGCAG ATGGTGATCAGATGGAGAGCATGGACACAGTCAGCCTGCAGGCTGTGACTCTGGCAGATGGATCCACCGCGTACATCCAGCACGACTCCAAGGCTGCCTTTTCAGACGGTCAGATCATGGATGGCCAGGTGATCCAGCTGGAGGACGGCTCTGCGGCCTACGTACAACATGTATCTATGCCGAAATCAG GTGAGGACAGTTTGCAGCTTGAGGACGGGCAGGCAGTCCAGCTGGAGGATGGAACCACCGCCTATATTCACACACCCAAAG ATACATATGACCAGAGCGGCCTGCAGGaggtgcagctggaggacggcAGCACGGCCTACATCCAGCACACAGTCCACATGCCCCAGTCCAACACCATCCTGGCCATCCAGGCCGGCGGAACCATCGCAGACCTGCAGGCGGAGGCCACGGCCATCGACCCGGAGACCATCAGCGTGCTGGAGCAGTACACCACCAAG GTGGAGAATATCGAGAACCCTTTGGGGTCCTTTGGTCGAGTAGAAGCTGACAATGGTGTCCATATGAGG attGTGTTACAAGGTCAAGACAACAGGCCACCCAGGGTCTCAAACGTAGGAGAAAAGTCTTTCCGCTGTGAATATGAAGGCTGTGGAAAGCTCTACACCACTGCTCACCACCTCAAG GTACATGAACGCTCTCACACTGGAGACAAACCGTATGTGTGTGACTATCCTGGCTGTGGAAAGAAGTTTGCAACAG GCTATGGGTTGAAAAGccactcgcgcacacacacgggggAGAAGCCATACAGATGTCAGGAGCTCAACTGCTGCAAATCCTTCAAAACATCCGGAGACCTTCAAAAGCACacgaggactcacacag GAGAAAAGCCGTTCAAATGTCCGGTGGAAGGCTGCGGAAGGTCGTTTACCACCTCTAACATCCGCAAAGTTCACATCCGAACACACACCGGGGAGCGGCCGTACTACTGCTCGGAGCCGAGCTGCGGCCGCTCATTCGCCAGTGCCACAAACTACAAGAACCATATGAGGATTCACACAG GAGAAAAGCCGTACGTGTGCACAGTGCCTGGCTGTGAAAAACGCTTCACAGAATACTCGAGCCTTTACAAACACCACGTCGTCCACACACCATGCAAACCTTACAACTGCAACCACTGCAGGAAAACCTACAAGCAGATTTCCACGCTCGCCATGCACAAGCGCACGGCCCACAACGACACCGAGCCCatcgaggaggagcaggaggcctACTTTGAACCACCGACAG ATGCCATCGACGACCCAAATGTAAGCTACACGACGGCGGTGGTGGACGCCGATGACTCCGGGTCGGAGCAGGTTCCTATGGACAGCTCGGACATGGTGGGTCAGCAGCACGTTGCCTTGGTAACACAGGAGGATGGAACACAACAACAG GTCAGTATTTCTGAGGCAGACTTACAAGCTATGGGTGGCACCATCACCATGGTAACCCAGGAAGGCACAACCATAACCATCCCAGCCCACGAACTGGCAACGCAAGGGGCTCACTCGGTCACCATGGTGACGACAGACGGCTCCGACGAACAG GTCGCCATCATGACGCCCGACATGGCCTCGTTCCAGACGGTGGAGGAGGCCGGCTACAGCCAGGAGCAGGACGACATTCATCCCGTCACGCTACTGGCCACGTCGAACGGCACTCACATTGCTGTGCAG ttgAGTGATCAGCCTTCACTGGAGGAAGCCATCAGAATAGCATCCAGAATACAGCAAGGAGAGTCGCCGGGACTGGATGATTGA